The proteins below come from a single Mucilaginibacter mali genomic window:
- a CDS encoding IS1182 family transposase, producing MGGKVVFKEYDPDQLTFLPYKLEELVPQGHPVRIVSKVVDQVDVKPINRKYKGGGASSFHPRLMLKLLIYGYLTNTYSSRKLEDQAAQNVHFMWLLGMKKPDHNTINRFRSEKLSGVLKEIFSQIVLLLQQEGIVSLKEAVFTDGTKIESVANKYTFVWGKSIKNSKEKMKAQLDELWSYAQTIAAEELKDTAPLEYSEINPEKVKETISKINAALDDKEDVDKKVRQKLNYAKKHWPENLARYDEQEKLLGGRNSFSKTDPGATFMRMKEDPMLNGQLKPGYNLQISTQEQFILNYSLHQTTTDYQTLPSHIEQYETLYHALPKAVVADAGYGSDENYGVLQQKGIEAYIKYNTFDQEQNKGIKAFGNDSLHYNEQEDYLVCPMGQHMQHIGTGQRVSTSGYVQLISRYQAQNCENCPMRGVCHQAAGNRVVEINHSLRIHKQIAKERLNTEQGIKYRKRRPADVEPVFANLKHNHGFRRFLLKGMSKTEVEIGLLSIAHNLRKWKA from the coding sequence ATGGGAGGAAAAGTAGTCTTTAAGGAATATGATCCTGACCAGTTAACCTTTTTACCGTATAAACTGGAGGAACTGGTACCGCAGGGTCATCCGGTACGTATTGTATCGAAGGTGGTCGATCAGGTAGATGTTAAACCGATTAACCGCAAGTATAAAGGCGGCGGGGCATCCAGCTTTCATCCGCGGCTGATGCTCAAGCTGCTGATCTACGGTTATCTGACCAACACGTATTCTTCACGGAAGTTGGAAGACCAGGCCGCGCAGAATGTACATTTCATGTGGCTTTTAGGCATGAAAAAGCCTGATCACAATACCATCAACCGTTTCCGGAGCGAGAAGCTGTCGGGTGTTTTAAAGGAGATCTTCTCACAGATCGTATTGTTATTACAGCAGGAAGGTATCGTCTCGCTGAAAGAAGCTGTTTTTACCGATGGTACCAAGATCGAATCGGTAGCGAACAAGTACACTTTTGTATGGGGCAAAAGCATTAAGAACAGCAAGGAGAAGATGAAAGCCCAATTGGATGAACTGTGGAGTTATGCGCAAACCATCGCTGCCGAAGAACTTAAAGACACCGCACCGCTGGAATACAGCGAGATCAACCCGGAAAAAGTAAAAGAAACGATCTCAAAGATCAACGCCGCCCTGGACGATAAGGAAGATGTCGATAAGAAAGTAAGGCAGAAGCTGAACTATGCCAAAAAGCACTGGCCGGAGAACCTGGCCCGGTATGACGAGCAGGAAAAGCTGTTAGGCGGTCGCAACAGCTTTTCGAAGACCGACCCGGGTGCCACCTTCATGCGGATGAAAGAAGACCCTATGCTGAACGGGCAGCTTAAACCCGGATACAATCTGCAGATCTCCACCCAGGAGCAGTTCATCTTGAACTATAGCCTGCACCAAACCACAACCGATTACCAGACCCTTCCATCACACATCGAACAATACGAAACTTTATATCATGCACTTCCAAAAGCGGTAGTGGCCGATGCGGGCTACGGTTCGGACGAGAACTATGGCGTATTACAGCAAAAAGGCATTGAAGCTTATATCAAATACAACACGTTCGACCAGGAACAAAATAAAGGCATCAAAGCATTCGGTAATGACAGTTTGCACTATAATGAACAGGAAGATTACCTGGTATGTCCGATGGGACAACACATGCAGCATATCGGCACCGGGCAGCGGGTCTCCACATCCGGCTATGTGCAACTGATCAGCCGCTATCAGGCGCAGAATTGTGAAAACTGCCCCATGCGGGGCGTTTGTCACCAAGCAGCCGGTAACCGCGTGGTGGAGATCAACCACAGCCTTAGAATACACAAGCAGATAGCGAAAGAAAGATTGAATACCGAACAGGGCATCAAATACCGAAAGCGACGGCCCGCAGATGTCGAACCGGTGTTCGCCAACCTGAAGCATAATCACGGCTTCAGGCGATTCCTGCTGAAGGGAATGTCCAAAACCGAGGTCGAAATAGGGTTATTATCCATCGCACATAACCTCAGAAAGTGGAAAGCCTGA
- a CDS encoding Rne/Rng family ribonuclease: MIKELIIDSTPNGATIALLQDKQLVELHKEHINNNYTVGDIYLGRIKKIMPGLNAAFVDVGYEKDAFLHYLDLGPQVQSLLKLTKQVKSGGYQAKLLDNFKLEADINKSGKISEVLTKGQLIPVQIAKEPISTKGPRLSSDISIAGRYVVLCPFSEAISISKKIKSNTERNRLRKIIESIKPKHFGVIIRTVSEGKGVAEMQKDLLDLITKWETFITRLPSTEPAKKVLGEIDRTSTILRDLLNKDFQHIYVNETSIFEEVKSYVHDISPEMENIVRLHKHKDPIFEHYGIEKQIKGAFGKTVNLAGGAYLVIEHTEALHVIDVNSGNRTANKENQEENAFQVNKEAAREIARQLRLRDMGGIVVIDFIDMHKPTNRKDLFDYLRTEMSHDRAKHTILPPSKFGLVQITRQRVRPEMNIVTSEVCPTCHGTGAIRPTILLMDDIENNFNYILVEQNEKNITLAVHPYIEAYIKKGLITRQMKWYFKYSQWIKVKSNPNYQITEFHFFNTKDEEIKL, encoded by the coding sequence TTGATAAAAGAATTAATTATCGATTCGACCCCCAACGGGGCTACTATTGCCTTACTACAGGATAAACAACTCGTAGAACTTCATAAAGAGCACATCAACAACAATTATACTGTTGGTGATATTTATTTAGGCCGCATTAAAAAAATTATGCCCGGCCTAAATGCTGCTTTTGTAGATGTTGGCTACGAGAAAGACGCTTTTTTGCATTATTTAGATCTTGGTCCACAGGTACAAAGCTTGCTTAAATTAACCAAACAGGTTAAAAGCGGCGGCTACCAGGCCAAACTGCTGGATAATTTCAAACTGGAAGCCGACATTAATAAATCGGGTAAAATATCCGAGGTATTAACCAAGGGCCAGCTGATCCCGGTACAAATTGCAAAGGAGCCTATCAGTACTAAAGGCCCCCGCTTAAGTTCGGATATATCTATAGCCGGGCGCTACGTGGTGCTTTGCCCTTTTTCTGAAGCGATATCCATATCGAAAAAGATAAAGAGCAATACCGAGCGTAACCGCCTGCGTAAGATCATTGAGAGCATTAAGCCTAAGCATTTTGGCGTAATTATCCGCACCGTATCCGAGGGAAAGGGCGTGGCCGAAATGCAAAAAGACCTGCTTGACCTGATTACCAAATGGGAGACTTTCATCACCCGTTTGCCATCAACCGAGCCGGCTAAAAAGGTATTGGGCGAAATTGACCGCACCAGCACCATCCTGCGCGACCTGCTGAATAAGGATTTCCAGCACATTTATGTAAACGAGACCTCGATTTTTGAAGAGGTAAAATCGTACGTGCACGATATCTCTCCCGAAATGGAGAACATTGTACGCCTTCATAAACATAAGGACCCGATTTTCGAGCATTACGGCATCGAGAAGCAGATCAAGGGCGCGTTCGGCAAAACGGTTAACCTGGCCGGCGGCGCTTACCTGGTTATCGAACATACCGAGGCATTGCACGTTATCGATGTGAACAGCGGTAACCGAACAGCCAACAAAGAGAACCAGGAGGAGAATGCCTTCCAGGTGAACAAGGAGGCTGCCCGCGAGATAGCCCGCCAGTTGCGCCTGCGCGATATGGGCGGTATTGTAGTGATCGATTTCATCGACATGCATAAGCCAACCAATCGCAAGGACCTGTTCGATTACCTGCGCACCGAAATGTCGCATGACAGGGCTAAGCATACCATCCTGCCACCGAGCAAGTTTGGTTTAGTGCAGATCACCCGTCAGCGTGTGCGCCCTGAAATGAATATCGTTACCAGCGAGGTTTGCCCTACCTGCCACGGCACAGGCGCCATCCGCCCTACGATATTATTGATGGACGATATCGAGAATAACTTTAACTATATACTGGTTGAACAGAACGAAAAGAATATCACGCTTGCCGTTCACCCTTATATCGAGGCTTATATTAAAAAGGGGTTGATCACCCGCCAGATGAAATGGTACTTTAAGTATAGCCAGTGGATAAAAGTTAAATCGAACCCAAATTACCAGATCACCGAGTTCCACTTCTTTAACACTAAGGACGAGGAGATCAAATTGTAG
- a CDS encoding alpha-1,2-mannosidase, producing the protein MRKIILTLTGLLSCAILYAQETTVPVQETEKPSIGPKMIVESLKGPITPNELAAFKAHIAAVNVPDHNDGNIWVYGNPGKIIEACGLMYEATGDKAILDRMLYYCDAALAGRNDLASEKDGGQRPTWSGKIDPVWPSSKAGVKPASAGVAVGSVLAHILYGAKVILANPTIWNETVGSGNPHSFGATYKERALKYVKECDYVADSWMLPTFVRADKKFYFPGPPNDYKPGEAVPWNQICMFTNGLVRLAECHDLLKDAPEKSKLYTDLVKVNFDWFKSTVVHGTSAAGTPVWKFKYALISRMEDTNHFAYDSEGMYLAYINGKCGVTLQDMTIMANTYFDVVLTTVKDGKFAGNVDGSTGTGHAGGDNYVRDEYIYLADIRKDQFNKVGEIEQAAKKIAVSPQITARLLWLKNKRFKAGM; encoded by the coding sequence ATGCGTAAAATCATACTGACCCTTACCGGCCTCCTCAGCTGCGCTATACTGTATGCCCAGGAAACCACCGTCCCTGTACAGGAAACCGAGAAGCCATCCATCGGCCCGAAGATGATCGTAGAAAGCCTGAAAGGGCCGATCACCCCGAACGAACTGGCCGCTTTTAAAGCCCATATAGCCGCTGTTAATGTGCCCGACCATAACGATGGCAACATTTGGGTATACGGCAATCCCGGTAAGATAATAGAAGCATGCGGCCTGATGTACGAGGCTACCGGCGACAAGGCGATACTTGACCGCATGCTGTATTACTGCGATGCCGCCCTTGCCGGCCGTAACGACCTGGCCAGCGAAAAAGATGGCGGACAGCGGCCTACCTGGTCGGGGAAGATAGACCCGGTTTGGCCGTCATCAAAAGCGGGGGTTAAACCGGCCAGCGCGGGTGTGGCCGTTGGCAGCGTACTGGCGCATATTTTATACGGCGCTAAGGTTATACTGGCCAACCCTACTATCTGGAACGAGACTGTCGGCTCAGGCAACCCGCATAGTTTTGGCGCTACCTATAAAGAACGCGCGCTTAAATATGTAAAAGAGTGCGACTATGTGGCGGATAGCTGGATGCTGCCCACCTTTGTCCGTGCCGATAAAAAATTCTACTTCCCCGGCCCACCGAACGATTATAAACCCGGCGAGGCCGTACCCTGGAACCAGATTTGCATGTTCACCAACGGACTGGTACGCCTGGCCGAATGTCATGACCTGTTGAAAGACGCTCCCGAAAAATCGAAGCTTTACACCGATCTGGTAAAAGTTAATTTCGATTGGTTTAAGTCCACCGTTGTTCACGGTACGTCAGCAGCGGGTACGCCGGTATGGAAATTCAAGTACGCCTTAATATCCCGCATGGAAGATACCAACCATTTTGCCTACGACAGTGAGGGCATGTACCTGGCCTACATCAATGGCAAATGCGGCGTTACCCTGCAGGATATGACCATTATGGCCAACACCTATTTTGATGTAGTACTGACCACTGTTAAGGACGGCAAATTTGCCGGTAATGTAGACGGCAGCACCGGCACCGGTCACGCCGGCGGCGATAACTACGTGCGCGACGAATACATTTACCTGGCCGATATCCGCAAAGACCAGTTCAATAAAGTTGGCGAGATAGAGCAGGCC
- a CDS encoding DNA/RNA non-specific endonuclease — MGSTSLGSTARQDDFRADTSLPSGWYEVGSTSYSGSGFDRGHNCPSADRTSTVAANQATFLMSNMMPQAPNNNQQTWANLENYERTLVNAGSELYVVAGSYGSGGTGSNGGTTTTIDNGHITVPARTWKVIVVLANGNNDLSRITTNTRVIAVDMPNINSINSDWTQYITTVDAIEAATGYDIMSNVSSTIQATIEARRDAGN, encoded by the coding sequence TTGGGCAGCACATCTTTAGGTTCTACGGCCCGCCAGGACGATTTCCGCGCGGATACCTCATTACCAAGCGGATGGTATGAAGTAGGCTCAACCAGCTATTCGGGTTCGGGTTTTGACAGGGGCCACAATTGCCCGTCGGCCGATAGGACCAGCACCGTTGCTGCTAACCAGGCTACGTTCCTGATGAGCAATATGATGCCGCAGGCGCCGAACAATAATCAGCAAACCTGGGCCAACCTTGAAAATTACGAGCGCACACTGGTGAACGCAGGCAGCGAGCTGTATGTTGTAGCCGGATCGTACGGAAGCGGCGGTACCGGTAGCAATGGCGGCACTACCACCACTATTGATAACGGCCACATCACCGTGCCAGCCCGCACCTGGAAAGTAATTGTGGTGCTTGCCAACGGCAATAACGATTTAAGCCGTATCACCACCAATACCCGTGTGATAGCTGTTGATATGCCGAATATCAACAGCATTAACTCTGACTGGACGCAGTACATTACCACGGTAGACGCGATAGAAGCCGCTACTGGCTATGACATCATGTCGAATGTATCGAGTACCATACAGGCCACTATCGAGGCCCGCAGGGATGCGGGGAATTGA